Proteins encoded in a region of the Streptomyces sp. NBC_00258 genome:
- a CDS encoding hydantoinase/oxoprolinase family protein, with translation MTAQDQSLGAGESNWVALDAGGTMTDAVIVSDDGRFLVGKYLTNKQDESVSFIGSIADAAKTDGKQLSEVMPHSEVIVYAGTIMLNTLLSKTGSTVGLLLTQGFEDYLLMEKAEGGWLGYPYADRLHTVTHHHDDPVIPRDRVHGAQERIDLFGQVTVPLREEDVRVAARELLAAGVESIGVMFLFSHMNPAHEQRAAQIIAEEAPGVSVVLSSAIAPTHKEYTRLASVVAQSYAGERARKHFKAVEEKARSDGFRREVSTLLAHGGTVPVDTPRLYESYVSGPVGGVLGGHFVGEILGSDNVVCCDIGGTSFDVGIVRDGTIPITREPTLLSFRTNIPMIHTESIGAGMGSELGIHPLTGKLTIGPRSAGSDVGVCLNWPNPTITDCHLLLGYLDPNNFLGGDVPLDKDAAQAALEPMAKHFKVGVMEFCERAHQLVTESMREFLSNMLRGRGYTTEEYSMLMYGGGGPLGLSGVLDGLNFKEVITFPFAAVFSAFGVLCAPRRYRYHQATIAACPAGDDGPARALKSAAIEAINAAWASLEERARQDFAIHGWDFGAAKLNRSAYVRFTNQLSDFEVPWDGERLKSIDDLHELMRGYERVYTSIYPKQALYSEVGYQILELALSADLETPKPAIPVLDLHGRTPPSSALKGTRPGHWKGQAITFRIYEMDELQAGNVVGGPAVIEHPATTLLIPPTHHVEFDSRRLIHYRAGQA, from the coding sequence GTTCCTTGTCGGCAAGTATCTGACGAACAAGCAGGACGAATCGGTCAGCTTCATCGGGTCGATCGCCGATGCCGCGAAGACAGACGGCAAGCAGTTGTCCGAGGTGATGCCGCACAGTGAAGTCATCGTCTACGCGGGCACGATCATGCTGAACACGCTGCTCAGCAAGACCGGTTCGACGGTGGGGCTGCTGCTGACCCAGGGCTTCGAGGACTACCTGCTGATGGAGAAGGCCGAGGGTGGCTGGCTGGGCTATCCCTACGCCGACCGGCTGCACACCGTGACCCATCACCACGACGATCCGGTGATCCCGCGGGACCGGGTGCATGGCGCCCAGGAACGCATCGACCTGTTCGGTCAGGTCACCGTCCCGCTGCGGGAGGAGGACGTACGGGTCGCCGCGCGCGAGCTGCTGGCAGCCGGGGTCGAGTCGATCGGTGTGATGTTCCTGTTCTCGCACATGAACCCCGCACACGAGCAGCGTGCGGCACAGATCATCGCCGAGGAGGCACCCGGCGTCTCGGTCGTGCTGTCCTCGGCGATCGCGCCGACGCACAAGGAGTACACCCGGCTGGCCAGTGTCGTCGCGCAGTCCTATGCGGGGGAGCGGGCCCGCAAACACTTCAAGGCCGTGGAGGAGAAGGCGCGTTCGGACGGTTTCCGGCGGGAGGTCTCCACGCTGCTGGCGCACGGAGGCACCGTGCCGGTGGACACCCCCCGGCTGTACGAGTCCTATGTGTCCGGTCCCGTCGGTGGGGTGCTGGGCGGACACTTCGTCGGGGAGATCCTCGGTTCGGACAATGTGGTCTGCTGCGACATCGGGGGAACCAGCTTCGATGTCGGCATCGTCCGCGACGGCACCATCCCGATCACCCGGGAGCCCACCCTGCTGAGCTTCCGCACCAACATCCCGATGATCCACACCGAGTCGATCGGTGCCGGGATGGGGTCGGAACTGGGGATACACCCGTTGACCGGGAAGCTCACCATCGGGCCGCGGAGCGCGGGGTCGGATGTCGGTGTCTGTCTGAACTGGCCCAACCCGACGATCACCGACTGCCATCTACTGCTGGGCTATCTGGATCCGAACAACTTCCTCGGCGGTGATGTGCCGCTGGACAAGGACGCGGCGCAGGCGGCGCTGGAGCCGATGGCCAAGCATTTCAAGGTCGGCGTCATGGAGTTCTGCGAGCGGGCACATCAGCTGGTCACCGAGTCGATGCGGGAGTTCCTGTCGAACATGCTCCGTGGCCGTGGGTACACCACCGAGGAGTACTCGATGCTGATGTACGGCGGTGGCGGGCCGCTGGGCCTGTCCGGGGTGCTCGACGGGCTGAATTTCAAGGAGGTCATCACTTTCCCGTTCGCCGCCGTCTTCTCGGCATTCGGCGTGCTCTGCGCGCCGCGGCGCTACCGCTACCACCAGGCGACCATCGCGGCGTGTCCAGCAGGGGACGACGGTCCGGCCCGCGCGCTCAAGAGCGCGGCGATCGAGGCGATCAACGCGGCCTGGGCATCGCTGGAGGAGCGCGCGCGTCAGGACTTCGCCATCCACGGCTGGGATTTCGGCGCGGCCAAGCTGAACCGCTCGGCCTATGTGCGCTTCACCAACCAGCTCTCGGACTTCGAGGTCCCCTGGGACGGTGAGCGGCTCAAGTCGATCGACGACCTCCATGAGCTGATGCGCGGCTACGAGCGCGTCTACACCAGCATCTATCCGAAGCAGGCCCTCTACTCCGAAGTCGGTTACCAGATCCTGGAGCTCGCGCTCTCCGCCGATCTGGAGACCCCCAAGCCGGCCATCCCGGTGCTTGATCTGCACGGCAGGACCCCGCCCTCGTCGGCGCTCAAGGGAACCCGGCCTGGGCACTGGAAGGGCCAGGCCATCACCTTCCGAATCTACGAGATGGACGAGCTACAGGCCGGCAACGTCGTGGGCGGCCCGGCGGTGATCGAGCACCCGGCGACCACACTGCTCATCCCGCCCACCCATCACGTCGAGTTCGACAGCCGCCGCCTCATCCACTACCGCGCCGGTCAGGCCTGA
- a CDS encoding hydantoinase B/oxoprolinase family protein, translated as MTSEKPTLLEQLNCCEELFEETGHYQGLTELPNLEADPLQFESFHSRLLSTIISTRETMKYIASSPAVRDFEEFVIGLYTPEGDAIALSSGIMVHVHTLSEFIKFMIKNGYEDNPRIRPGDIFENNEVWAGGVHTPDVMTVIPVFHGDELIAWVGAVTHELEAGTYEGPGMSVLTPDRYGEGLHISAEKVGEDDHFRHDYMLRLRMGLRNANWWILDDKAKLSGCLMVREALTEIVEQFGLDYYKQSTKELIEEGRREFLKRVRTTMVPGTYRGLTMPVHKRSHVPFVHPLAKNDFIDLVRQEMTVTGEGRIELDYEGSTGWSFHPFNCAPGPMNGGFWITLTQLLNYDGRVNDGAYLAVKQYLPEGSIVNANYQGVATSLAWWTLIPIFANVWRLMGISMYARGFTEEILMSTPTCMVGVTGFDQFGGPTGYNNFEMAGESFGARGVADGMDCGSPIWNSEGIQGDAEVWELTGPNVYLGRSFVPDHQGYGRFRGGSGWQSLWMVRNSDVVNVTLSGSGCMNGGVFHKGLFGGYPPAGWKCLWATGTNVADLIARGEKLPSSIEEAERMLLDGTITAEDWYCGPDNQWSPNLREGDLFGVLYYGGAGYGDPLDRETSAIEKDLANGLMTTEGARTAYAFAGTDTDAERDRRRQARLAESVPAAEWWEAERVRAAAGEVSDMVHHTFARSAKLSDVLVTQYKAFWQLDEFPYTETGEPNFSAPAPVGFYYPTSSSRPRPDAAS; from the coding sequence ATGACCAGCGAGAAGCCGACTCTGCTCGAGCAATTGAACTGCTGCGAGGAGCTGTTCGAAGAGACCGGTCACTACCAGGGCTTGACCGAGCTGCCCAACCTCGAAGCCGACCCGCTCCAGTTCGAGTCGTTCCACTCCCGGCTGCTGTCGACCATCATCTCGACGCGCGAGACGATGAAGTACATCGCCTCCTCACCCGCGGTCCGGGACTTCGAGGAGTTCGTGATCGGGCTCTACACCCCGGAAGGCGACGCCATCGCCCTGTCCAGCGGGATCATGGTGCACGTCCACACCTTGTCCGAGTTCATCAAGTTCATGATCAAGAACGGTTACGAGGACAACCCGAGGATCAGGCCCGGGGACATTTTCGAGAACAACGAGGTGTGGGCCGGCGGTGTGCACACGCCGGACGTCATGACGGTCATCCCGGTCTTCCACGGCGACGAGCTCATCGCCTGGGTCGGCGCGGTCACCCACGAACTGGAGGCGGGCACCTACGAGGGGCCGGGCATGTCGGTGCTCACCCCGGACCGGTACGGCGAGGGACTGCACATCAGCGCGGAGAAGGTCGGCGAGGACGACCACTTCCGCCACGACTACATGCTGCGGCTGCGCATGGGCCTCAGGAACGCCAACTGGTGGATCCTCGACGACAAGGCCAAGCTGTCGGGCTGCCTGATGGTCCGCGAGGCGCTCACCGAGATCGTCGAACAGTTCGGCCTGGACTACTACAAGCAGTCCACGAAGGAACTGATCGAGGAAGGCCGCCGGGAATTCCTCAAGCGGGTTCGTACGACCATGGTGCCGGGCACCTACCGCGGGCTGACCATGCCGGTGCACAAGCGTAGCCATGTGCCCTTCGTACACCCGCTGGCCAAGAACGACTTCATCGATCTGGTGCGCCAGGAGATGACGGTCACAGGTGAAGGCCGCATAGAACTCGACTACGAGGGTTCGACGGGCTGGAGCTTCCACCCGTTCAACTGCGCCCCGGGGCCGATGAACGGCGGCTTCTGGATCACCCTGACCCAACTGCTCAACTACGACGGCCGGGTCAACGACGGCGCGTATCTGGCGGTCAAGCAGTACCTGCCCGAGGGATCGATCGTCAACGCCAACTACCAGGGCGTCGCGACCTCGTTGGCCTGGTGGACCCTCATCCCGATCTTCGCCAATGTCTGGCGGCTGATGGGCATCAGCATGTACGCCAGGGGATTCACCGAGGAGATCCTGATGTCGACCCCGACCTGCATGGTGGGGGTCACCGGTTTCGACCAGTTCGGCGGACCGACCGGCTACAACAACTTCGAGATGGCGGGCGAGAGTTTCGGCGCCCGCGGTGTGGCCGACGGCATGGACTGCGGCAGCCCGATCTGGAACTCCGAAGGCATCCAGGGCGACGCCGAGGTCTGGGAGCTGACCGGCCCCAACGTCTACCTCGGCCGTAGCTTCGTCCCTGACCACCAGGGCTACGGCCGGTTCCGCGGGGGGTCCGGCTGGCAGTCGCTGTGGATGGTCCGCAACTCCGACGTGGTCAACGTGACCCTGTCCGGATCCGGGTGCATGAATGGCGGCGTGTTCCACAAGGGACTGTTCGGCGGCTACCCGCCGGCGGGGTGGAAGTGCCTGTGGGCCACCGGGACCAACGTCGCCGACCTCATCGCCCGGGGAGAGAAGCTGCCGTCGAGCATCGAGGAGGCCGAACGCATGCTGCTGGACGGCACGATCACCGCCGAGGACTGGTACTGCGGTCCGGACAACCAGTGGTCACCGAACCTGCGGGAAGGCGACCTGTTCGGCGTGCTGTACTACGGCGGCGCGGGGTACGGGGATCCGCTGGATCGCGAGACCTCCGCCATCGAGAAGGACCTCGCCAACGGACTCATGACCACTGAGGGTGCCCGCACCGCGTATGCCTTCGCGGGCACCGACACCGACGCGGAACGCGACCGGCGGCGGCAGGCCCGGCTGGCCGAGTCGGTGCCCGCGGCCGAGTGGTGGGAGGCGGAACGCGTCCGCGCCGCCGCGGGTGAGGTCTCCGACATGGTGCACCACACCTTCGCCCGCTCGGCCAAGCTGTCCGACGTCCTCGTCACCCAGTACAAGGCGTTCTGGCAGCTCGACGAGTTCCCCTACACCGAGACCGGCGAGCCGAACTTCTCCGCTCCCGCACCCGTCGGCTTCTACTACCCGACCTCGTCCAGCCGCCCGCGGCCGGACGCGGCTTCCTGA